CCGCTTCCTGCAGATGGCCAACAACCTGGCGCCGGTGAGCGCGCAGCCGTTCGTGGAAGGCCGCCGCATCCACCACACGAACTTCGGTGACGGCAGCCACTCCGAGCCGGGCAACCCCGCGCTCACCCAGCACCAGGGCAAGCTGGGCCCCAACTACGTCGCGCCGTCCTGCGTCTCCTGCCACGTGCAGAATGGCCGCGGTCTGCCGCCCGCCAACAACACCACGCTGACCAACTACGTGGTGAAGGTGAGCCAGGCCAACGGCGCCGCCGACCCGTTCCTCGGCTACCGGCTGCAGCCACGCCGCACCAGCGGCACGCCTGAGGGCGCCGCCCGCATCACCGGGTGGACGGTCACCTCCGGCACGTACGGTGACGGCACGCGCTTCGAGCTGCGCCGCCCCAACTACGGCTTCACCAACAACACGCCCACGAACTACTCGGCGCGCATCACCCCGCAGCTCGTGGGCATGGGCCTGCTGGAGGCCGTCCCGGAGTCGGCCATCGCCGCGTTGGCGGACCCCAACGACAGCAACGGTGACGGCATCTCCGGCCGCATGCACCAGGTGCGCGACCCGCAGACGGGCCAGACGCGGCTGGGCCGCTTCGGCTGGAAGGCCAGCACCGCCACGGTGCGCCACCAGGTGGCCGAGGCCCTCAACAGCGACATCGGCGTGACGACGTCCGTCTTCCCGGCGATGGACTGCGGTCCGTCACAGCAGGGCTGCTCGGGCACCAGCACGGAGCTGGCCAACACGGAGCTGGACAAGCTGTCCCGCTACATCGCCCTGCTGGGCGTGCCGGCGCGCCGCAACGTGAGCGACGGCACCGTCACGCGCGGTGAGACGCTGTTCAACAACGCGGGCTGCGCGCGCTGCCACACCGCCACGCTGACGACCAGCGCGTTCCACCCGCACGCGGAGCTGCGCAGCCAGACCATCCGTCCGTACACGGACCTGCTCCTGCACGACATGGGCTCGGGCCTCGCGGACAACTTCACGGACGGCCAGGCCATGGGCGCGGAGTGGCGCACGGCGCCGCTGTGGGGCATTGGCCTGACGGCGGGCGTCAGCGGCGGCGAGGCGTATCTGCACGACGGCCGCGCCCGCAACCTCGCCGAGGCCATCCTGTGGCACGGCGGTGAGGGCCAGGCGGCGCGCAACAACTTCGCCAACATGAACAGCACGGACCGCAACGCGCTGCTGACGTTCCTGCGCTCGCTGTAATCCGCTGAAGCCTCACCCGAGGAGGGCCGCGCGGAGCAGGCGGCCCTCCTTGCCGTACGCCGGACTCAGGAAGCGTTCGCCGCGTGGAGCTGCTTGCGGCCGCCCTGCATGATGGCCACGGTGACGGACTGGTTACGACCGTTGCGCTTCGAGTGGTAGAGGCACTGGTCGGCCAGGTCGATGAGCTGCTGCTTCTCCATGGCGCTGTCGGGGAAGGTGGCGATGCCCAGGGACATGGTGATTCGCAGCGGCCCCATCTCCGTCTGGAAGACCTCCGCCTGCACGGCCTCGCGGATGCGCTCGGAGATGGTGAAGGCGCCCTTGGCGTCCGTCTCCGGCATGACGATGACGAACTCCTCGCCGCCGTAGCGGGCGACGATGTCCGTGTCGCGCGCCATCGTCTTGATGATGCGGGCGACGCCCTTGAGCACCTGGTCGCCCGTCGGGTGGCCGTAGGTGTCGTTGACGCTCTTGAAGTGGTCCACGTCCGTGAGGATGACGGAGCACTTGCGCTGGTAGCGCCGCGCCTGGGCCAGGATTTCGTCCGCCTTCGTCTGGAAGGTGCGGTGGTTGA
This genomic window from Myxococcus hansupus contains:
- a CDS encoding di-heme oxidoredictase family protein, producing the protein MRNRATGMAVAVLVATLMVGDAFAATFGVTPSGSSAVFFVDTTAWADVHYVRNNQGQLNYRMGIVNGRNQYTVTGLSAGETIDYAFTYWDVSCNCARETAWTRYTHGTQPPPPPPDAGTDAGTPPPPPPPDAGTTGPIVPLYNNTTALEPATVQDTASAIITRVGDRVRDRHAREDMFQAYDHYLPLYFQARTHYIEIVDEVAKGGNRITVNLHTIAPYERPDFRAFFRGLGTVAEYFHNAQFTAVNDRHFTSSVNFNAKEGRAIRVGDRMELEVGVFLRQPVEGRFNYYATTYLYMVGSGGVVPFDVTGAIRDSIPMPQAAWSGGRTTLSSPQSNEPDNRFLQMANNLAPVSAQPFVEGRRIHHTNFGDGSHSEPGNPALTQHQGKLGPNYVAPSCVSCHVQNGRGLPPANNTTLTNYVVKVSQANGAADPFLGYRLQPRRTSGTPEGAARITGWTVTSGTYGDGTRFELRRPNYGFTNNTPTNYSARITPQLVGMGLLEAVPESAIAALADPNDSNGDGISGRMHQVRDPQTGQTRLGRFGWKASTATVRHQVAEALNSDIGVTTSVFPAMDCGPSQQGCSGTSTELANTELDKLSRYIALLGVPARRNVSDGTVTRGETLFNNAGCARCHTATLTTSAFHPHAELRSQTIRPYTDLLLHDMGSGLADNFTDGQAMGAEWRTAPLWGIGLTAGVSGGEAYLHDGRARNLAEAILWHGGEGQAARNNFANMNSTDRNALLTFLRSL